The following are from one region of the Candidatus Hydrogenedentota bacterium genome:
- a CDS encoding SAM-dependent methyltransferase, with amino-acid sequence PYWRQLPPTEDVAKGCLANSISDFLRLPELLASFGQLGYDVVEMVLADQDGWDRYEAAKWLTMRRWLEANPGDEFAKDVRAKLTSEPERYAAYTREYLGWGVFALMPR; translated from the coding sequence CCCTACTGGCGGCAGTTGCCGCCGACGGAAGATGTTGCCAAAGGGTGTCTTGCCAACTCAATCTCCGACTTTCTCAGACTTCCAGAACTTCTCGCGTCTTTCGGCCAGCTTGGCTACGACGTCGTTGAAATGGTTCTGGCTGACCAAGACGGCTGGGACAGATACGAGGCGGCCAAATGGCTCACCATGCGCCGATGGCTTGAAGCCAATCCCGGCGACGAGTTCGCGAAAGATGTTCGAGCCAAACTGACCTCGGAACCCGAGCGCTACGCCGCTTACACGCGTGAATACCTGGGCTGGGGTGTGTTCGCGCTGATGCCGCGGTGA
- a CDS encoding phage integrase N-terminal SAM-like domain-containing protein: MATIRRKSISGTGHILYRERGKQKHRSLGTKSLHKAQSLKREVELLLEETGKAELVPSDKPAVKRRNPTVEEFWREFLLWANANRSPSTVEEYKNWFVQFCEFTDIQRLGDATRENAEQFKTELTRQGKSKPEGVGLDKVSVNNGLKTLRSIWNHAKKLELYSGDNPFAQVEAFKLPRNTDRDYLTGDHRLAGNTGSRPKQYAGQECASRSS, from the coding sequence ATGGCGACCATCCGCCGCAAGAGCATATCCGGCACGGGGCATATCCTGTACCGGGAGCGAGGAAAACAGAAACACCGAAGTCTGGGAACGAAGAGCCTGCACAAGGCGCAAAGCCTCAAACGAGAGGTAGAACTTCTTCTGGAAGAAACAGGAAAAGCCGAGCTTGTGCCAAGCGACAAGCCGGCGGTCAAACGTAGGAACCCCACGGTGGAAGAGTTCTGGAGGGAATTCCTGCTGTGGGCAAACGCCAATCGCTCCCCAAGCACCGTCGAGGAATACAAGAACTGGTTTGTGCAGTTTTGCGAGTTCACCGATATCCAACGGCTTGGCGACGCGACCCGAGAGAACGCTGAACAGTTCAAGACAGAACTGACCCGCCAGGGAAAGAGCAAACCCGAAGGGGTCGGTTTGGATAAGGTAAGCGTTAACAACGGGCTCAAGACCCTCAGATCCATCTGGAATCACGCGAAGAAGCTTGAACTGTATTCAGGAGATAACCCTTTCGCCCAGGTCGAGGCTTTTAAGTTGCCGAGGAACACTGACCGCGACTACCTCACCGGTGACCATCGCCTAGCCGGTAACACTGGATCTCGCCCGAAGCAATACGCCGGCCAAGAGTGCGCAAGCCGATCTTCATGA
- a CDS encoding cytochrome b/b6 domain-containing protein: protein MRKSAFRWALIMGTVAFGAVAMAAEEAAAPNSTRDLEKYVGRELVKDGLAQTADIIPLLPQSCPPFYLRDEYNKIIDPTIEEDVNRPVSFRQTCGGPACHDVQRITEGYHFQMGADELFPPNKRGEHTPVDKGPAYFGKWRLFEQREVSPLSFDDPNSVDETPFEWVQNEGVLHPGGGPAEYDRVGRRYDVVQAQDPGISIFYDGDYFGAEWHRSGVAGPDCLICHLETYEYSLRAQQLKKYNFKWAATEASGFASVEGSVKDGDLPRLSYNKDMFGADGKIHLKIRRPSDQNCLFCHHMLSVQKRGQTWHDNYMQDMHTQQGMACIDCHSGDIRHDFAKGDSASMHVRDDLDGGMMSCEQCHENEESGAPKYDHPGFPPLHFLRMGCDSCHIPRTALYPATVVDTLTGKNIKLPHDIGEETAASKRFNAFWTKTMVNELGAAAFPLTPAEIERAAEFRVPADDADFWSYFKDGAGNLTPWAQRLREQGAVTVAQVVGDQVDNDYKRKLMLLALANTLEEGAEPSCVFRGQAYRLYGDKLQAVPSKLNAPRVGYIKEKPVSWAYHDSNGEQKLRSEWYQLGAFWAFDDGTTIRPVFTKETAAAWTLLTQEEYKYFYIPATPLENPAVSMPDPATADAKQFQSAWVKKFRAYATPEIERLSIYDDNLDGWPEANTEQEMGTMAWALVRTMTRLPKPEVYYIKGTSAYRITVEDVNDPPFGESWAGVEAIPDGEPGLAKFRYAFDETSQIWQVAEAPRPMKMFKYSVEQVDLAAASGGSDAKMTALASLAQRLPWTLSHGVVPAQQALGANGCTDCHSMDSEFFFGRAMVDPYGPDALPVTQPNFKKLDYLTADLAFAAFRESFVKHYALWCVLLVLLVIIAHYVMFGAKTGPNEDKLDTLRFTTFERVSHLGLMASVTYLCFTGFSFLLGHNDFLGEWSRYIHLLAGYVAAVSFALVTIVWVKKMLPEEGDRVWLMHMGGYLGGKGHYPAGKFNAGQKILFWAALAMMIVLVVTGLIMGLSSGHRFAWQSVLYTIHDIAGLGMILLLLGHVYLGVCVNPHSVRTIFGGIVSSVWAKRHHPNWEPVADLPDPD from the coding sequence ATGCGCAAGTCAGCATTCCGCTGGGCACTCATCATGGGGACCGTGGCGTTCGGCGCTGTCGCGATGGCGGCCGAGGAGGCCGCCGCGCCTAATAGCACGCGGGACCTCGAGAAATATGTCGGGAGAGAGCTGGTCAAGGATGGTCTGGCTCAGACGGCGGACATCATCCCGCTGCTCCCACAGTCGTGCCCGCCCTTCTACCTGCGCGATGAATACAACAAGATCATCGACCCCACGATCGAGGAAGACGTGAACCGCCCGGTCAGTTTCCGCCAGACCTGCGGGGGGCCAGCCTGCCACGACGTCCAGCGCATCACCGAGGGCTACCATTTCCAAATGGGTGCGGATGAGCTGTTTCCTCCCAACAAGCGGGGAGAGCACACCCCCGTTGACAAGGGTCCCGCCTATTTTGGCAAATGGCGGTTGTTCGAGCAGCGCGAGGTATCGCCGCTGAGCTTCGACGACCCCAACAGCGTTGACGAGACGCCCTTCGAATGGGTGCAGAATGAAGGCGTGTTGCATCCCGGGGGCGGTCCCGCCGAGTATGACCGTGTAGGGCGCCGGTACGACGTGGTCCAGGCCCAGGACCCGGGCATTTCAATCTTCTATGACGGAGACTATTTCGGCGCCGAATGGCATCGGAGCGGCGTAGCGGGGCCCGACTGCCTGATCTGCCATCTCGAGACCTACGAGTATTCGCTGCGGGCCCAGCAGTTGAAGAAATACAACTTCAAGTGGGCCGCAACCGAGGCATCGGGGTTCGCCAGCGTCGAGGGCTCAGTCAAAGACGGCGATCTCCCCCGCCTGAGTTACAACAAGGACATGTTCGGCGCAGACGGCAAGATCCATCTGAAGATCCGCCGCCCATCAGACCAAAATTGCCTGTTCTGTCACCACATGCTAAGCGTGCAGAAACGCGGGCAGACGTGGCATGACAACTATATGCAGGACATGCACACCCAGCAGGGCATGGCCTGCATTGACTGTCATTCGGGCGATATCCGGCACGATTTTGCCAAAGGCGATTCGGCGAGCATGCACGTCCGCGACGACCTTGACGGCGGCATGATGTCGTGCGAACAATGCCACGAAAACGAGGAGTCTGGCGCGCCGAAATACGATCATCCCGGGTTCCCGCCGCTCCATTTCCTGCGGATGGGCTGCGATTCCTGCCACATTCCGCGCACGGCACTCTATCCCGCGACGGTCGTCGATACCCTGACCGGCAAGAACATCAAGCTTCCTCACGACATCGGGGAGGAGACCGCCGCAAGCAAACGGTTCAACGCTTTCTGGACAAAAACGATGGTCAACGAGCTCGGCGCGGCGGCGTTTCCGCTCACGCCGGCCGAAATCGAGCGCGCCGCGGAATTCCGGGTGCCGGCCGACGACGCGGATTTCTGGAGCTATTTCAAAGATGGCGCGGGCAATCTGACGCCGTGGGCCCAGAGGTTGCGCGAACAGGGCGCGGTGACGGTCGCGCAGGTGGTCGGAGACCAGGTCGACAACGACTACAAACGGAAGCTCATGCTTCTTGCGCTGGCCAATACGCTCGAAGAAGGCGCCGAGCCCTCGTGCGTGTTCCGCGGCCAGGCTTACCGTCTCTACGGCGACAAGCTGCAGGCCGTCCCGAGCAAGCTGAATGCGCCGCGCGTGGGGTATATCAAAGAAAAGCCCGTCTCGTGGGCCTACCACGATTCCAATGGAGAACAGAAGCTGCGCTCCGAATGGTACCAGCTCGGCGCGTTCTGGGCCTTTGACGACGGCACGACCATCCGGCCCGTGTTCACCAAAGAGACAGCCGCTGCCTGGACGTTGCTGACTCAAGAGGAGTACAAGTACTTCTACATCCCCGCCACCCCGCTGGAAAACCCGGCCGTGTCCATGCCCGATCCCGCAACGGCGGATGCTAAGCAGTTCCAGAGCGCCTGGGTCAAGAAGTTCAGGGCGTACGCCACGCCGGAGATCGAGCGGCTGAGCATCTATGACGACAACCTGGACGGATGGCCCGAAGCCAACACCGAGCAGGAGATGGGGACCATGGCTTGGGCCCTCGTGCGCACCATGACGCGCCTTCCCAAGCCCGAGGTCTATTACATAAAAGGGACCAGCGCCTACAGAATCACCGTCGAAGACGTCAACGACCCGCCTTTCGGCGAGTCTTGGGCCGGCGTCGAGGCCATTCCCGACGGCGAACCCGGTCTGGCCAAGTTCCGATATGCCTTCGACGAAACCTCTCAGATCTGGCAGGTCGCCGAAGCGCCCCGGCCCATGAAGATGTTCAAGTACAGCGTCGAGCAGGTCGACCTCGCCGCCGCCTCGGGCGGTTCGGACGCCAAGATGACCGCCCTGGCATCGCTTGCGCAACGTTTGCCGTGGACGCTCTCGCACGGCGTTGTGCCGGCCCAGCAGGCCCTGGGCGCCAACGGCTGTACCGACTGCCACTCGATGGACTCCGAGTTCTTCTTCGGGAGGGCGATGGTCGACCCATACGGGCCGGACGCGCTGCCGGTCACCCAGCCCAACTTCAAGAAGCTCGACTATCTCACGGCCGACCTGGCATTCGCGGCCTTCCGTGAAAGCTTCGTGAAGCATTACGCGCTGTGGTGCGTGTTGCTCGTGCTGCTCGTGATCATCGCCCACTACGTGATGTTCGGCGCGAAGACCGGCCCCAACGAAGACAAGCTAGACACCTTGCGGTTCACCACCTTCGAGCGCGTCAGCCACCTCGGGCTGATGGCATCGGTGACGTACCTGTGCTTCACCGGGTTCAGTTTCCTGCTTGGGCACAACGATTTCCTCGGCGAATGGTCGCGATACATACACCTCCTGGCCGGCTACGTTGCAGCCGTGTCGTTCGCGTTGGTCACGATCGTCTGGGTGAAGAAGATGCTTCCCGAAGAGGGCGACCGCGTATGGCTCATGCACATGGGTGGCTACCTCGGCGGCAAAGGCCACTACCCCGCAGGGAAATTCAACGCCGGACAGAAGATCCTCTTCTGGGCCGCTCTGGCGATGATGATCGTGCTTGTCGTCACCGGCCTCATCATGGGCCTGAGTTCCGGCCATCGATTTGCCTGGCAGTCCGTGCTCTACACCATTCACGACATCGCGGGCCTGGGCATGATTCTCCTGCTCCTGGGCCACGTTTACCTCGGAGTATGCGTCAACCCGCACAGCGTGCGCACAATTTTCGGCGGCATCGTCAGTTCTGTCTGGGCCAAGCGGCATCATCCCAATTGGGAGCCCGTTGCCGATCTACCCGATCCAGATTGA
- a CDS encoding Gfo/Idh/MocA family oxidoreductase has product MKEKYSSKHKLSRRNFMATAGAAAGVMIASGYSPFSYAQNEKVRVASIGTGGQGCLHLRDGLARAKNIQVVGVCDVYGPHLQGGWIVAGRDKNMKQYRDYRKMLDEIGKEIDAVVIATPIDTHHDIAMHCLDADKYVFCEKTMCYAGPQATLEEHVQQNRDLVMKVHEKGKFLQIGHQRRYNPDYNHALKLVWDEGIIGRIHHIDAQWHRNNDWLRPLPPATSFDDEMKALVWDYLSKQMSYHPNFSKMSDAEKERLIMDGHINWRIYTERSGGLMTELATHALDVVNWYLDANPTRVVGYGGIDYWRDGRTAFDNINVCFEYGLEPGKSRAHKPIEARGELHTDARNDAYCVRTMYSSITANAQRGASEWMQGDKGTLRLTELGCLYYREATADVKWAAEGRKDAAEENAIIVTTGGTRELSNEAVKNAEPVLVDTDRSVDQLQFEAFASDVMNNGTPRANVMVGLKSAICALSGMMAMRQAAKGEVAEVKIKPEWYQFDFETDDTSMYGPPVKV; this is encoded by the coding sequence ATGAAGGAAAAGTACAGCAGCAAGCATAAACTTTCGAGGCGCAATTTCATGGCTACCGCGGGCGCGGCGGCCGGTGTGATGATTGCATCGGGGTATTCCCCGTTCTCGTATGCGCAGAACGAAAAAGTGCGCGTGGCCAGCATCGGTACGGGCGGCCAGGGCTGCCTGCATCTGCGTGACGGCCTCGCGCGCGCAAAGAACATTCAGGTCGTAGGAGTGTGCGACGTCTACGGACCCCATCTTCAAGGCGGATGGATCGTCGCCGGACGCGACAAGAACATGAAACAGTATCGCGACTACCGCAAGATGCTCGACGAGATCGGCAAAGAAATCGATGCGGTGGTCATCGCCACGCCCATTGACACCCATCATGATATCGCGATGCACTGCCTCGACGCGGACAAGTATGTGTTCTGCGAGAAGACCATGTGCTATGCCGGGCCCCAGGCCACGCTCGAGGAACACGTCCAGCAGAACCGCGACCTCGTGATGAAGGTTCACGAAAAGGGCAAATTTCTCCAGATCGGTCATCAGCGCCGGTACAACCCCGACTACAACCATGCACTGAAACTCGTGTGGGACGAGGGTATCATCGGGCGCATCCACCATATCGACGCCCAGTGGCACCGCAATAACGACTGGCTCCGGCCCCTCCCGCCGGCTACAAGTTTCGACGACGAGATGAAGGCGCTCGTGTGGGACTACTTGAGCAAGCAGATGAGTTATCACCCGAACTTCAGCAAGATGTCGGACGCCGAGAAGGAGCGGCTCATCATGGATGGCCATATCAACTGGCGCATCTATACCGAGCGCTCGGGCGGCTTGATGACTGAGTTGGCTACCCACGCCCTCGATGTCGTGAACTGGTACCTTGACGCGAATCCGACGAGAGTGGTCGGATATGGCGGCATTGACTACTGGCGCGACGGCCGCACGGCATTCGACAACATCAATGTCTGCTTCGAATACGGTCTTGAGCCGGGCAAGAGCCGGGCGCACAAGCCTATCGAGGCACGGGGCGAACTGCACACGGATGCGCGCAATGACGCTTACTGTGTAAGGACCATGTATTCAAGCATCACCGCCAACGCGCAGCGCGGCGCCAGCGAATGGATGCAGGGCGACAAAGGCACGCTGCGTTTGACCGAGCTCGGCTGTCTGTATTACCGCGAAGCGACCGCCGACGTGAAGTGGGCGGCCGAGGGGCGGAAGGACGCAGCGGAAGAGAACGCCATCATCGTCACGACGGGCGGCACGCGCGAGTTGAGCAACGAAGCCGTCAAGAACGCCGAGCCGGTGCTGGTCGATACCGACCGCAGCGTCGACCAGTTGCAGTTCGAGGCGTTCGCGAGCGATGTCATGAACAACGGCACTCCCCGGGCCAATGTGATGGTCGGACTCAAGTCGGCCATCTGCGCTTTGAGCGGCATGATGGCCATGCGCCAGGCCGCGAAGGGCGAAGTCGCCGAGGTGAAGATCAAGCCCGAGTGGTACCAGTTCGATTTCGAGACCGACGACACCTCGATGTACGGGCCGCCGGTTAAAGTGTAA
- a CDS encoding FAD:protein FMN transferase, with amino-acid sequence MRQRFGYLGARIGLLPAILGCVAGLAACSPEASGPEPANPSASATPPTETAAGPESLETSAAAAGASGERLQQTMRYQAMGTDFEFTLYTGPGAESTAEIVRIADLAIASVRDLEEQISQWKPQSQTTYINRHAAEEPVRVSPEVFDLLQTCKTVYAETGGAFDVTVGPLVELWGFYKGEGHLPSDEELRGAVARVGLEKVTLNEGERTVAFSEKGMHLDFGGIGKGLALEVAAEVIRSYGVSSGILHGGTSSVLAIGAPPGEPGWTVRIRNPYNTNKYIDEVCLKDESLSTSASYEKWFELEGKKYCHIFDPRTGLPVEGMVSATAIVPSGTLSDALSTAFFVMGVEKTREYCREHPGVRAILVPHTGGELEPRRIGFDAP; translated from the coding sequence ATGAGACAGAGATTTGGATATCTCGGTGCACGAATTGGCCTCCTTCCGGCCATTCTGGGGTGCGTTGCGGGTTTGGCCGCATGTTCGCCCGAAGCGTCCGGCCCGGAGCCCGCAAACCCTTCCGCGAGCGCGACGCCGCCGACCGAAACTGCTGCCGGTCCCGAGTCGCTTGAAACGTCCGCGGCGGCAGCCGGCGCTTCGGGAGAACGCCTCCAGCAGACCATGCGCTACCAGGCAATGGGCACGGATTTCGAGTTCACGCTGTATACCGGGCCCGGAGCCGAAAGCACCGCCGAGATCGTGCGGATAGCCGACCTGGCCATCGCGTCCGTGCGCGACCTCGAGGAACAAATCAGCCAGTGGAAACCGCAGAGCCAGACCACCTACATCAACCGGCACGCCGCTGAGGAACCGGTTCGGGTCTCTCCGGAAGTCTTTGACCTTCTCCAGACGTGTAAGACGGTGTACGCCGAAACCGGCGGCGCGTTCGATGTGACAGTTGGGCCCTTGGTCGAACTGTGGGGGTTTTACAAGGGGGAGGGTCACTTACCCTCCGATGAAGAACTGCGCGGGGCCGTGGCGCGCGTGGGCCTCGAGAAGGTCACGCTGAACGAGGGGGAACGCACGGTCGCGTTTTCCGAAAAAGGCATGCACCTCGATTTCGGGGGCATCGGGAAGGGTCTCGCCCTGGAAGTCGCGGCGGAAGTCATTCGGAGCTATGGGGTTAGTTCAGGTATTCTGCACGGGGGCACCAGCAGCGTGCTTGCGATAGGCGCCCCTCCGGGGGAGCCCGGGTGGACAGTGCGTATTCGAAACCCGTATAATACGAATAAGTATATTGATGAAGTGTGTCTTAAGGACGAGAGCCTGTCGACTTCCGCGAGCTACGAGAAGTGGTTCGAGCTTGAGGGTAAGAAGTACTGCCACATTTTCGATCCGCGCACGGGCCTGCCGGTGGAAGGCATGGTAAGTGCGACTGCTATCGTGCCTTCGGGTACACTTTCCGACGCTCTGAGCACGGCGTTCTTCGTCATGGGCGTCGAGAAGACCCGAGAGTATTGCAGGGAACACCCCGGTGTGCGGGCTATACTTGTGCCTCACACGGGTGGCGAACTTGAACCGAGGCGTATTGGGTTTGATGCGCCATGA
- a CDS encoding FGGY-family carbohydrate kinase: MSNQTVIGIDCGTQSLRAAIYRTDGHVVAQASSSYPTSLPHPDWAEQNPDDWWRALEDAVRACLGQGGVKDFEIAALGIDSTSFTGVWCEEDGTPLRPAVLWMDHRAAREADEVAASRHPVLEHSGWRVSSEWMLPKAMWIARHEPEVHGSAARIAGGADWLVHRLTGTWRTSTGGAASKRHWTPTGGWPRELYAQMGVPGLEEKNPDHVQYMGEPTAPMLPEAAEALGLSPECIVAHAGMDGWVAPIGKACLEPGTASLTLGTSTVMVLETVDRIVIDGIMGPFPEGIRKNRFTYEAGQTSGAAVVGWALELMGVAPNSDAYAHLERAARRIPAGSQGIVVFDAWRGNRTPYFDAAARGVVFGLTLEHTPAHVYRAVLEGCAFGIRNVASRIRDAGHAIDEFRVCGSGAANTLWTQIIADATGIPLRVSAEKHATCLGAAVCAAAAAGLFPSLAEAAAAMAPAFETVMPQTGIHAYDDYFSAYLKIYEKTCGTMAHLSALTGDTRPGRTGNSK, encoded by the coding sequence ATGAGCAATCAGACAGTAATTGGCATTGATTGCGGCACGCAAAGCCTGCGCGCGGCGATATACCGTACTGACGGCCACGTCGTGGCCCAAGCCTCCTCTTCCTACCCGACCTCCCTCCCGCATCCCGATTGGGCGGAGCAGAATCCTGACGACTGGTGGCGCGCGCTCGAGGACGCCGTGCGCGCCTGCCTCGGCCAGGGCGGCGTCAAGGATTTCGAGATCGCCGCATTGGGCATCGACAGCACATCCTTTACCGGAGTGTGGTGCGAAGAAGACGGCACACCGCTGCGGCCGGCCGTGTTGTGGATGGACCACCGGGCTGCGCGCGAAGCAGACGAGGTCGCCGCGTCACGCCACCCCGTTCTCGAGCATTCGGGATGGCGCGTCTCCTCCGAATGGATGCTCCCCAAGGCGATGTGGATCGCGCGGCACGAGCCGGAGGTCCACGGAAGCGCGGCACGCATCGCCGGGGGCGCTGATTGGCTGGTTCACCGGCTCACGGGAACCTGGAGAACCTCGACAGGCGGCGCAGCGAGCAAACGGCACTGGACGCCCACGGGCGGATGGCCCCGTGAGCTGTATGCGCAGATGGGCGTGCCGGGTCTCGAAGAAAAGAACCCGGATCACGTGCAGTACATGGGCGAACCGACAGCCCCAATGCTTCCGGAAGCCGCCGAAGCGCTGGGGTTGTCTCCCGAGTGCATCGTCGCGCATGCCGGTATGGACGGCTGGGTCGCGCCAATCGGCAAAGCGTGTCTTGAACCCGGAACCGCTTCTCTCACTCTCGGCACTTCCACCGTCATGGTTCTCGAGACCGTCGACCGGATAGTCATTGACGGCATCATGGGCCCGTTTCCCGAAGGCATTCGCAAGAACCGCTTCACTTACGAAGCGGGTCAGACCTCGGGCGCCGCAGTGGTCGGATGGGCGCTCGAACTTATGGGTGTGGCGCCCAATTCCGATGCGTACGCGCATCTCGAACGCGCGGCCAGACGCATTCCGGCGGGTTCGCAGGGCATCGTGGTCTTTGACGCCTGGCGCGGCAACCGCACCCCCTATTTTGATGCCGCAGCCCGGGGCGTGGTCTTCGGATTGACCCTCGAACACACCCCGGCCCATGTCTACCGCGCCGTGCTCGAGGGTTGCGCCTTCGGCATCCGCAACGTGGCGTCTCGGATAAGAGACGCGGGGCACGCCATAGACGAATTCCGCGTCTGTGGAAGCGGTGCCGCAAACACACTGTGGACCCAGATCATCGCGGATGCCACCGGAATCCCGTTGCGCGTGTCAGCAGAGAAGCATGCGACATGCCTCGGCGCGGCGGTGTGCGCAGCCGCGGCAGCCGGCCTGTTCCCCTCCCTTGCCGAAGCAGCTGCCGCCATGGCGCCCGCGTTTGAAACCGTAATGCCCCAAACGGGTATACACGCGTATGACGATTACTTTTCCGCGTACCTCAAGATTTACGAGAAGACCTGCGGTACAATGGCACATCTGTCGGCACTTACGGGAGACACGAGACCCGGGAGAACAGGAAACTCAAAATGA
- the deoC gene encoding deoxyribose-phosphate aldolase, which produces MTGDIAPGAPLRLTRKQLARMIDHTQLRAYATQLDITELCDEAVAFGFASVSINPVWTSYCAKRLAGTSVVVDPTVGFPLGANTARIKLEEAREAVRCGAQELDMVINIGALKSGYPDYVEKEIASIVRGVRGVPVKVILETSYLTTDEKVAVCEMSLRSGAAFVKTSTGFGDGGASVQDVVLMREVVGGQMGIKAAGGVRTYGDAVALIQAGATRIGTSTGPNILDTAPQ; this is translated from the coding sequence ATGACGGGCGACATTGCACCAGGCGCTCCTTTGCGCCTGACACGAAAACAATTGGCGCGCATGATCGACCATACACAGCTTCGCGCGTACGCCACCCAACTCGATATCACCGAGCTCTGTGATGAGGCGGTTGCGTTCGGCTTTGCATCCGTGTCCATAAACCCTGTTTGGACATCCTACTGCGCGAAACGGCTCGCGGGCACGTCCGTAGTCGTGGATCCCACGGTGGGTTTTCCTCTCGGCGCGAACACGGCCCGAATCAAGCTCGAAGAGGCCAGGGAAGCCGTGCGCTGCGGAGCTCAGGAACTCGATATGGTCATTAACATCGGCGCGCTGAAATCGGGGTACCCCGACTACGTGGAGAAGGAGATCGCCAGCATCGTGAGAGGGGTGCGCGGCGTCCCTGTGAAGGTTATCCTGGAAACCAGCTACCTCACTACCGACGAGAAGGTCGCGGTGTGCGAAATGAGCCTGCGCTCGGGCGCCGCGTTCGTGAAAACGTCCACGGGTTTCGGGGACGGCGGCGCTTCCGTTCAGGATGTGGTCCTGATGCGCGAAGTCGTTGGCGGCCAGATGGGGATCAAGGCCGCGGGCGGGGTGCGCACCTACGGCGATGCCGTCGCCCTGATCCAGGCGGGAGCGACGAGGATCGGCACCAGCACAGGGCCCAACATACTCGATACGGCGCCCCAGTAA
- a CDS encoding HD domain-containing phosphohydrolase, producing the protein MGLKGDAVVSEPAQLIPVPVDCLRDETVTSFNLYLRTGGGQPPVLYREKHLPFTEEDRRRLQDNNVKHLFVDSREEKAYLRYLEKNLGAILADPEMSLEHKTDVVYDSGRFLLREVFADPRAGDTVNRSKAYVQLTYEFLSQEKTAFAQLLRITSYDYYTYTHSINVFVFSITLAQRSGTFSPKEVKDFGAGALLHDIGKSLLDPSIVNCKGKLTDEQWQEMKRHPELGCRILDGHGGISPAAMEVVHYHHEKVNGSGYPEGRKANGLSLLIRMCTIADIFDALTTKRSYKGAVSSFDALNTMKHEMSEELDTDLLQTFIKMMGKP; encoded by the coding sequence ATGGGATTGAAGGGTGATGCCGTAGTCTCAGAGCCTGCGCAGCTTATCCCGGTGCCGGTAGATTGCTTGCGGGATGAGACCGTCACCAGCTTCAATTTATACCTCCGAACCGGCGGCGGGCAGCCACCGGTGCTCTACCGAGAGAAGCATTTGCCTTTCACGGAAGAAGATCGCCGCCGGCTGCAAGACAACAACGTCAAACACCTGTTTGTCGATTCCCGGGAAGAGAAAGCCTACCTGCGGTATCTTGAGAAGAACCTCGGGGCCATTCTGGCCGACCCCGAGATGTCCCTCGAGCATAAGACGGACGTGGTCTACGACTCCGGCCGGTTTCTCCTGCGCGAAGTATTTGCGGACCCTCGCGCGGGAGACACCGTGAACCGCAGCAAGGCGTACGTGCAGTTGACCTACGAATTCCTGTCGCAGGAGAAGACCGCGTTTGCCCAGCTCTTACGCATTACGTCGTACGACTATTATACGTATACCCACAGCATCAACGTGTTTGTGTTCAGCATCACGCTGGCCCAGCGGTCGGGCACGTTCTCGCCAAAGGAGGTTAAGGACTTCGGCGCGGGCGCGCTCTTGCACGATATCGGGAAGAGCCTGCTCGACCCGTCTATCGTGAATTGTAAAGGCAAGCTGACGGACGAGCAGTGGCAGGAGATGAAACGCCATCCCGAATTGGGGTGCCGGATTCTGGACGGTCACGGAGGAATTAGCCCTGCGGCCATGGAAGTGGTGCATTATCACCACGAAAAGGTCAATGGCAGCGGTTACCCGGAAGGGCGCAAAGCCAACGGCCTTTCTCTCCTCATTCGCATGTGCACCATTGCGGATATTTTCGATGCCCTCACCACCAAGCGGTCGTACAAAGGCGCGGTCAGCTCGTTCGACGCCCTGAATACTATGAAGCACGAGATGTCAGAAGAGCTTGACACCGACCTGCTGCAGACATTCATCAAGATGATGGGCAAACCCTGA